The genomic region ACGTTCTGGTATGACTGGACGTTTCGGTTTTATCTGATTGATACTGTTGTTGATCTCGTTGTTAATACCGCCGGTGCAGCGACCTTTGTGATTGCTGTTGGTTTTCTCAGAGAAACTAGTATGTTACAGGATTCAACGGATGATGCTTCAGTGACTCCCGAGCTATCTTCACGCCGAGATTCTTGATCTCTGAGCGCTGGGAGCTTCTCTTTTATAACTGTGTATGCCCCTCGGCGAATATGTCAACGTCAACGCCAAGCGTCTCCGTGAGTGCATCTGCGGTTCCAAGCAACCATCGCGCTCGCTCAACATGTGATTCAATATCTCCAGGACCGACTCGATATCTTTCAACAATCTCATCGATTGTCACCCCATTACTCCATGCAGTGAGTATCTGTGCGAGTTTAATCGTGCAGAGCCATGATTCAAAATCATCAATCTCACTGAGATTCGTGACAAATGTATCCATATTGCTTGTTGCGAACCGATACAGATCAGCTCGTTCACGATTTCCTAGATATGTATCATGCATATCAGGCGTCCCGCATACGACCTCGAGCGCGGTTAAAACCGATATCTGCTCTGTCGGTATCGATGTAATCGATTGGATTCCATCAACGAGTTCCGCACCTGTTGTTGGCTGAATATATTGTTGTGAAACAGTCTTACCCACTGCTGTCGCAGCAAGTGCTGTATTTGTTGTTTCTGTTGTGAGCAGTCCCATTTCGATAAGTTCAGCCACAACATCATCAATGACAGCGGTGAGATCTGCTGTCGACGATTGATGTGCAAAAAACGTTGAATCTAATACATCAAGCACTTGATTTTTTGAGTCAGCGAATCCAGCGACAATAAGTGCAAGAACGTGTGTTCTCAGTGCGTTGCGGGCTGTAAGTTGTGATTCAATAGATTCGGGACCGGCATCAACATATCGACGCCATCTTGATTCTGTCCGGATACTTTTTTGCTCACCATCTGCGGATGTCTGTGCATCGCTTGAATCGATTTTATTTGTTATATCGCCAATGAGGACTGCTTCTCCATATGGGTCAAGATGCGGTCGACCAGCGCGCCCACACATCTGATGTACTTCAAGAACGGGCAACCATGCCATCTTCTCCCCTGTATACCGTTTTAAATCTCGCACAACGACACGCCGCGCTGGGACATTTACTCCTGCAGCAAGCGTCGGGGTTGCACAAATCACGCGGAGGTCACGATTGCGAAACGCTGATTCAATGAGAATTCGATGATCGCTTCGAAGTCCAGCATGGTGAAATGCAACGCCAGCAGTTACTGCATCTGCGAGTTGCTTTCCGGTTGGTGTCGTTCCAATGTCGCGTATATCCTCAGCAAGTTCTGGATTTGCCCCAAATCCCACATCAGCTAATTGCTTGGCGAGTGATGCTGCTTCTTGACGTGATCGGACAAATGCAAGACATTGTCCGCCTGAGATAACTGCATCGGCAACAAGCGAAATCGTCGCTTTTGTGTCAGCATCGGTCGATGTATCATCGCTTTCGGTAAGATCGGTTGCGGTTTCAGGCGGAGAGTCACTGTCTGCTGTTATTGGTAATCGATTTCCATCATCAAAGATGACCGTCTCATCGCTTGCATCATAGACACCTGTTCGTAGTGAGACCGGTCGCCATGTTGAGGAAACAAGTTCTGCATCTAGCCATGATGCAACTTCTTCTGGATTATCAATTGTTGCTGAAAGGGCGACAACCTGCACACCTGATGCTCGTCGCTGTATTGTTGCAAGGGTTATCTCGAGTGTTGGACCACGATTGGCGCTTCCAAGGAGGTGGACCTCATCAACAACAACGCAAGCTAGTTTATCAACCCATGACGCGCCGTTTCGAATTGCAGAATCGACCTTTTCAGCTGTTGCAACCACAACATCGGCGGTCTCTAGATCGTTTTCAGCCGCATCAAAGTCTCCGGTTGAGATTGCAGCGTCAATACCAGGGAGTGCAGTAAATGTCTCATATTTTTCTCGTGCAAGTGCTCTAAGCGGAACGATATATAACGCAGGTCCATCGGCTGTCAGCATTGCTAATTGCGCAATGAGCGTCTTTCCAGCGGCAGTTGGGATTGCAACAATGACGTTTTCTCCATCGACAACGCCTGCTTTTACTGCGGCTTCTTGCGGAGGATAAAGCTGCGTGATACCTGCATCATAATAATGTTCGCGAACGGCTGCGGACACCGGCAATTCATTGATGTCCAATGACACACTGTCGTTCAGGACTACGTGCACAAAAGTACGAGGCGTGTTTCTTACTTTATCGAAGTCCACCGACTGCGATTCTAAGAGACGATCACTCTGCCCTCAATATCAGAGAACACAATACATCACTGTGAACTTTACTCAGCAAGAATATGAGGGTAAATTAGATGTACTCATGTTCTGCAAGCCGTCCGACAGCCTCGCGAAGTCGGTCCTCACTCGCTGCATACGAAATTCGCGCATGTCCTGGAGAACCAAACGCTGAGCCAGGAACAGTTGCGACATGTGCATCTTCAATTGCACCACTGCACCACGCTTGATCATCATTATCAACGGGTAACATCATGTAGAACGCGCCATCACCGATTGGCACATCAACATCATGTGATTCGAATAGTTCTGCAAGCATATCTCGCCGTTCGCGGAACGCATCACGCATTTCAACAACAGCATCATCAGTATTTTCGATAGCTTCAACACCGGCACGCTGGACGAAATTCACCGCACACGAGACAGAGTGTGAATGCAATTTTGCAGCCTGATCAATTAGTGCACTGGGTGCATGAACATATCCAAGTCGCCATCCAGTCATTGAGTATGCCTTCGAAAATCCATTGATCGTTATTGTTCGATCGCCCATTCCTGAAAGCGATGCCAAACTCGTCTGTTCGACTCCGTATGTGATCTTATCATATATCTCATCAGAAACAACGGTAATATCATATTCAACTGCGAGATCACGGACACCTTCAAGTGCAGCGTCAGTATATACCGCACCTGTTGGATTTGACGGCGAGTTAATCACGAGCAATTCGGTTTCTTCTGAGACGGCTGCTTCGAGATCATCAAGCCCCGGTTCAAGTTGGAACGAATATGGTTCAAGATCAACGCGTGTTAATGACCCCCCAGCGAGTCTTGACATCGCTTCATATGAAACCCAAGCAGGATCAAGTAAGACGACTTCATCCCCATCATCAATTAATACCTGAAATGCTTCATATAATGCTTGCTTGCCACCAGGGGTTACGATGATTTCCTCATCAATAGCATCAATCCCACCCTCCCGAAGTCGTGCAGCAATCGCCTCTCGAAGTTCAGGGATCCCATTCGACGGAGTATATCCTGTGTGACCAGCATCCATTGCATCTTTCCCAGCCTCGACGACGTTTTGTGGTGTCGGGAAATCGGGCTCACCAACGGAGAGATCAACGACATCAACGCCATTTGCCTCCAGTTCGCTTGCTTTGTTACTAATCGCCAACGTTGCGCTCGGCTCGACCCGTTCAATACGGGATGCAAACTCGAAATTCATACCAACATCTCCACCATATCGACGGCTGCGTTTACCGCTTCCGCACCTTTCTCGATACGTTCGCGTGCTTCCGCACCACTCTGTCCCGGACCAGAAACACCAAATGTGACTGGGATATCACGCTCAAGACTGACATCGGTCAATCTCTGTGCAACTGCGTCGCCAATCACTTGATCATGGTCGGTGTCACCGGTTACAATGGCTCCAATAACAGCAACAGCATCAATATCATCACGACGGGCTAATCGATCTGCGGCGAGAGGTGCATCGTACACACCTGGAATAGAGAGTGTTGTGTTAATCATTGCATCCCGGTCAGCCGCGGTTTCCTCTGCTGTTGTCTCCATCTCAGTCGTGACTGAGCTATTGAACTCAGCAACAACAAGCCCTAATCTAATTACTTCTGTTGTTTGATTCTCAACATCTGATTCAACGCGCATCCTCTCTCTTGAGATATCTTCATCTTCGGTCATAATTTGTATTTGTTGGTTGTATGATATATTGGCATTCGCACGCGTCAGTGTCTATTTTTTATTAGCTGATGTGTGCTTGTTCATCAGTATAGTCGTTAATATCGTAGCAGTCCAAATTAGCTATCGATTGTCGCTCCTGTCGAGTGCAAACACAAGAATGTTAATCTCGTGACTTCGATAACGGGGTAATGAGTCAAGATGAGGTCCCAGAGGGGGCTGAATCGATTTCGACCGGCGAAAGATCCCGACTACGAATACAGCTACGTACAGCTATTGAGTCACATGTGTCCACTTTGCCGCTTCTTCAAACGATACGCACACAGCGGACACTTATCGGCGTTATCACCGTTACTCTCTTTGCACTTATACTGCGCCTGAGTGCGCTTGGCGGTCGGGTCTTTCACTGGGATGAAGGTCGCGTTGGTTACTGGATTCTTCGATATCATGAGACCGGGGTCCACACGTATCGACCGATTGTCCATGGTCCATTTATTCCAATTATCGATCGCTGGTTATTTGAAATCGCTCCAATCACCGATGCAACTGCGCGCCTTCCAGTTGCCCTTATCGGTGGACTGCTACCGCTTGCAGCACTCTTACTTCGTGACCGGCTCAGAGACATTGAGGTCGTATCACTCGCCGTCTTACTGGCAGTGAATCCGCTCATGATCTATTATTCCCGATTTATGCGTAACGATGTTCTCGTTGCAGCATTTGCATTTATTGCTCTTGGGGCGGTTATCCGGGGGCTCGATACAGGTCAACTTCGATATAGCTTCGCTGCCGCAGCAGCGCTAGCCCTTGCATTTACTACAAAAGAGAATGCATTGCTCTATCCGATCTGTTACATTGGTGCTGCTGCTATCATACTCGATTGGCGTCTCATGCGAGCAGTAGCACGTGAAGAGTCACGCATAGAGATACTTCGTGAATGGAAGAAACAAATCTACACAGCGCTTACTGGACACGGGACAACGGCAAGGACATCATTTGCCCGTGTTGGTTGCACACTTATCGGATCGGTTGTACTGTTTGTTACTGT from Haloquadratum walsbyi C23 harbors:
- the ribH gene encoding 6,7-dimethyl-8-ribityllumazine synthase; protein product: MRVESDVENQTTEVIRLGLVVAEFNSSVTTEMETTAEETAADRDAMINTTLSIPGVYDAPLAADRLARRDDIDAVAVIGAIVTGDTDHDQVIGDAVAQRLTDVSLERDIPVTFGVSGPGQSGAEARERIEKGAEAVNAAVDMVEMLV
- a CDS encoding DEAD/DEAH box helicase → MDINELPVSAAVREHYYDAGITQLYPPQEAAVKAGVVDGENVIVAIPTAAGKTLIAQLAMLTADGPALYIVPLRALAREKYETFTALPGIDAAISTGDFDAAENDLETADVVVATAEKVDSAIRNGASWVDKLACVVVDEVHLLGSANRGPTLEITLATIQRRASGVQVVALSATIDNPEEVASWLDAELVSSTWRPVSLRTGVYDASDETVIFDDGNRLPITADSDSPPETATDLTESDDTSTDADTKATISLVADAVISGGQCLAFVRSRQEAASLAKQLADVGFGANPELAEDIRDIGTTPTGKQLADAVTAGVAFHHAGLRSDHRILIESAFRNRDLRVICATPTLAAGVNVPARRVVVRDLKRYTGEKMAWLPVLEVHQMCGRAGRPHLDPYGEAVLIGDITNKIDSSDAQTSADGEQKSIRTESRWRRYVDAGPESIESQLTARNALRTHVLALIVAGFADSKNQVLDVLDSTFFAHQSSTADLTAVIDDVVAELIEMGLLTTETTNTALAATAVGKTVSQQYIQPTTGAELVDGIQSITSIPTEQISVLTALEVVCGTPDMHDTYLGNRERADLYRFATSNMDTFVTNLSEIDDFESWLCTIKLAQILTAWSNGVTIDEIVERYRVGPGDIESHVERARWLLGTADALTETLGVDVDIFAEGHTQL
- a CDS encoding pyridoxal phosphate-dependent aminotransferase; amino-acid sequence: MNFEFASRIERVEPSATLAISNKASELEANGVDVVDLSVGEPDFPTPQNVVEAGKDAMDAGHTGYTPSNGIPELREAIAARLREGGIDAIDEEIIVTPGGKQALYEAFQVLIDDGDEVVLLDPAWVSYEAMSRLAGGSLTRVDLEPYSFQLEPGLDDLEAAVSEETELLVINSPSNPTGAVYTDAALEGVRDLAVEYDITVVSDEIYDKITYGVEQTSLASLSGMGDRTITINGFSKAYSMTGWRLGYVHAPSALIDQAAKLHSHSVSCAVNFVQRAGVEAIENTDDAVVEMRDAFRERRDMLAELFESHDVDVPIGDGAFYMMLPVDNDDQAWCSGAIEDAHVATVPGSAFGSPGHARISYAASEDRLREAVGRLAEHEYI